The Solanum pennellii chromosome 11, SPENNV200 sequence GTTGACTACAAttctatttttacaaaaataaaatataggtaAAAAATATTTGCAAATGTATGTAAGATCTGACATTATGAGACTATTTTAGTTTGAGATATTACATTTTTAGagcaattttaattatttgtttttgataaattaatcaagtttatgattttgttagtTCCTTATAATTTGgtgtataaattatatttaaaatatcatgcttatattctaaaaattcttttgcaaaaaatatgattaaatacAACTTTAACAgcaattttaaagtttttatttaaataaaacgaataatatttgtttttcaCTATAAATTTTCCTCCAAAATCTTTAAGGTTTGATGActctttcaatattttcttagatGAGTTCGAAATTTAGATGACGTGAAAAAGGAGAAGATTGATCAAAGTCATATAGAGTGTATTTATATCATGTGCATTTTTACAGATTTTGTAAAAaggatataaattttttaatgaatagtCATCGATTTGAATCGTCAATATCTTTTTGAAAGATGTCAAATTTCAATCGTGTTACTCTCTTTTCTTTCCTCATGAACAGAAGACATACCGACGTGCGTTGCGTGATTctatttatttctcttttttatatgatttatcaattaaaatgacagtattgtatatttttgttttttttgtgtgtgtgtaggTTTATAGTttcgatttttttaaaatctattacacactaaattaatgtattgtatgttttacataaataaatagataagaCTTTAACAATCGTCAACGTTTACAgacttatattaaaataaaattttgctaAGGAACATTTTACGTGAGAGTGATGTTTGGAGAGAAAAACTGAACCAAATTCGTGGCctctaatttttgtttttatattgaaaaatgaCATAATTGGTTAGATTTATTAAGTTTCAtgtaatatttttcttgatatattttaGTTGTACTTTTTAAGtattatacattttatatgTGTTGTTCTAATGGATATTGCAATCAGCCTTTTCAATTCTAATGTAAATTCTTTGTATAATCTATAGAAATATGAAAACTTGTTTaatgttttatgtattttctatgtataaaatatttgtctattctaatatgtttaaataataaaaataatataaaaataaacttagaattatatatataattgttatgtttttatatattaaatcagAATTATTacgaaaatttataaattttaaattatgaatccGTCTTTaaacttctttaattttataattggGGTAGTCTTTTTAACTCCCTTTTTTGAgcccttaaaattttaaaatactaacCATTTATTATTGCATCAAGAAGGCTTTTCAAAGAGATTTGAAGTGTAAAGTATATTTTTCCCCTTTAAAGTTAATTTAAGGAAATgtaaatattgaataaataatatagGCATCATTTTGTCTGGTTCATTGGATCCTAATATATAccaattatataaattctaagAAGACTTTTAAGATTTCTTATTTTACTGTATAAAAAACATTACACCTTATGAAATTTTGCTATAAAATTCAAAGATTTGGCCTAATTGAGAAAACAAAACAACAGGTCATGTGTTATCATGTGTGACCACCATACATGCATGGTTTAGCTAAGGATTGAACAAGGCCTAACTTATTAATGGCCATGAAATTTTACTTAAAACGCTTAATTAACTAAACGATGTTTATTCTAGACACTTCAGATAGGATCTATGACATGAAATAAATCTTTGATTACAGACATAtatgactttattattattattatttgactttattactattattattacctTTTATATTGCctacaattaattaaaataacaaaaataaaataaaattgggaTTGCCGTATTTTTCGTGTTTTTGTGCTACATAGAGTCTTATGTTCAGGGGTGGAGTGTAGGAACTCTGGAATTGGgtcaattttgttttaaattctatatatttatttttaagaaatttagtTAATAGGTATAAATTATTAACTTAGAAATTAATAATTCAGTATGAATTGATATTTCGATGTATAAAAAAAGTTCAACTCTATGTTTCCCCGAGAAAAAGTGTCGAATATATTCCAATTATCGCTATATTTTTCGCTCAAATATCCTTATAACCCGAGGCGGAGCTAAGTGAGGGTTCATGGATTCAGATGAATCCACTAGCATTTTCGTAaactttatatttgtatttgaaaattaaataaatatatatatataaacatgaaaacccacaaaaaaaaattgattaagaaTTCCTAATTTTTAACTCTGGCTCTGCCTCTGAattaataacatatattataaataagtgTATAAAcacttgctttttttttttaataaataaaaacgaTGACatataactttttcttttttcctttccaGTACCTTACATATTAggtacattaatttttttaaatatatagaaagatgGTTTTAATTTTTGCAAGCACATTAGCTTACGCAacacataatttttagatgtaTAAATGCTGAGAAATAAGAAACGTCAATGTGAAGTATTTAAATATGTCATTAAATTGCTTTAAATTCCCTTACTATTACATTAAATTGCTATTAAAAAGTTGTTAAAGTAaagcataaaatataaataagtacCCATTCAAGAGCATAtgcatattttgatattttctagACAAAGATTCTTTCCTGCCTTAAATTTGCaacaattttctatataaacaaattttttgtatttcCACCTGAATTCCATGGTTATTAAAGTGGTGGGGCAGACATCAAAATCTTGTTAGATTCTATAAGACTgttcaatttaaattgaaactTTAGAAAGTGTgttattcaattaaaatttttagagGGTATttaattctaaattttattcTCTTCTTTCGGTATTGTCTGTCATGGTTTTTTATTAGAGTtgaactataaaaattttgactaacattttaagatgcattttctcatcatattaatatgtaaaaaattataatttatagtacttttcatatagttttagaatatttaatttttttgttttaaaatatcgaattaatatgatctattttacctttgaaaattaattaaattgactttcgataagcgcaacatgacaaacatttcTGGACGGAGAGAGTACTTTATGCTGGGAACTAAATCCttaaaagacatttcaaaagttCCATAAAGAGATAGAGATCAAGAAATCGAATatttcattgatgaaatattcATATAGAGATCGAACGAAATCATCATAATTCGAGAAATACGTCACTAACGGCCCTCAAATTATGTAGATCGACTCCAAATCATCCTAGTTTTAGAAATACGTCACTAATGACCCTCAAACTATGTAGATCAAGTCCAAATCATCCTGAGTCGAGAAGTACGCCACAAACGGTTCTCGAATCATCGATAACTCTTAAGAGTGTAGAATCAAGGAAGGAACAGAATTATACCTGAAAGTTCTTTCTTATCCTATTGTGATTGCAATTTATTTTCTGccactttaaaatttatttcaaatactgaaattaaaataatttttgaaataatagtaTATTCATTATTTAGATCATGATTAAAGATAAATCAACTAAATTTTAACTATTATATTTAACTTATGCTATTTGTTATCGATCAAAgcagaaaattagaaaaaaaattaaagaatgagAATGAAAGGAGTCTGAGAGAGTTCttattttgaatagttttgGATATGTTAGGGCCCCAAACAAAAAAGTTGAACTATTATTATACATAGAAAATATCAATTGAAAGCTCTGATTTTATGTTGAAGTTCACTAAATTTTGATGTTgcgataattttttttatccttaataaaaagaaattttatttgagTCCTTCTAGAATAACCCTTTTAGAAAACATTTTaccttttaatataaaatattttaatataaacttTACATTTAATcagatttttatataaatatcaattacgaaattaaaaagaaaagttgaaagttaGGCAAGGCATTCAAACTTGGGTAGTTAGAAGGTGTGGCTCAGGCTAAAACCTTCTTTTATTATGTACTATAATTGTAGGTAGGTTGAAGGAGTGACAATTACAACACCAAGTGTCAATTTTCCatcatatttacatttttatagttttgtccgatattttttttaattacttcaaaaaataattatatttttcctttttcagacaattttttatcataaaaaattcaaatatgtcATCGAACTTTAAGAAATATTCATCTATATCATTTATTAAAAGTTTGACTAATCTATGTTATTGTCGTTTAAAAAAACACTCATCCatgctattattttttttccttttcagacaatttttaaatttttttgttggaatTCAGACTCAAATATGTCgtcaaattttaagaaaaaattcatttatatcATACGTTAAAAGTTTGGCTAAATCTATGTCATTATCGTTTAACAACAcactcattcatgccattactttttaattttagttttacaaaatcaaaatttttttacCTCAATAAAACCCCAAAGAACTTATAacagttttcattttttaatatatcctacgtatctttaatttaaaaatttaaaaatacaattttttttaaaaaaataatttaattttcatcaCTGATTTTCACGATTTACAAAACAAATTAAGTCGAGTAGTTGATATAAGTGAACCATAATAATCCACGTAactcacacacaaaaaaaaaaagaaaaaaaaagaagaagatccTCTATAAGTGTTAATTAAAGGCAAAAAGTAGGTttgaaaaatgagaaaaagtAAACACACACACCGCGTCACTTTCctataaaaaggaaacaaaaattTTGCATGTTGTAATAAAggaattagaagaagaagaaaaaaaaatgaaaacaattcAAGGTCAGACTTCACCAACATCATTGACAATGGAGGTAGCAAGGGTCCAAGCAATATCGTCGATAACGAAATGCATGGACACCATACCATCAGAATATATTCGTTCAGAGAACGAACAGCCTGCAGCGACAACGCTGCAGGGAGTGGTACTTGAAGTACCAGTCATCGACATAAGTAATGTCGATGACGATGGTGAAGAGAAGTTAGTTAAAGAAATGGTTGATGCTAGCAAAGAGTGGGGTATTTTTCAAGTGATAAATCATGGAATACCTGATGAAGTGATTGAGAATTTGCAAAAAGTTGGCAAGGAATTTTTTGAAGAAGTACCACAAGAGGAAAAAGAATTGATTGCAAAGAAGGTAGGGGCAAAAAGTTTAGAAGGATATGGTACTAGTTTGCAAAAGGAAATTGAAGGCAAAAAAGGTTGGGTTGATCATTTGTTTCATAAGATTTGGCCTCCTTCTGCTATTAACTATCATTATTGGCCAAAAAATCCTCCTTCATACaggttttttttctctcatcTTCTAATTTATTCACAATTTTACTCCTGTTCCATTTCATGTGATGATATTTGATCGGACACGATACGGTAAGAAAATTGTGAATTATATGAAAATCAGtataaaaaatcacataaaacttAATTTCCTACAAATTTTCGTActaattttcagaaaaatctccATTTAATCACAATTTTCTTGTAGTgggagtttaagaaataatgaagattttaatatgtttagcaaattatctttttagaaaaaataaattcactttTTTCTCCCTTCATATTAGAatattatctttaaaattaaatgggACTAATAAGAGTAAAAAGGAATTgtacatttaaatatttattatataaagaaatgtgacattctttaatcaaaaaggaaatgatgtcatataaaatgaaaggaAGAGAGTGATTACTTGTATTAATAGCGGAATTAGCACTTTTATTAAGAAGGTTTAACATTTGAATAAGTAAATATACAAACCGGCTAAAAGGGGTTTAGATGAAACCAAGGGCAGAGTAATCAATgtgattaaataatatatattagatatcTTTAATATATAACAGGTTGTTGTAGCCTTACATAATAGGTTATCATAGCCTTGTGATTTCAGATCCTTTTGATTAATTTAGACACTTTAAATGAATCGGTGCTTGTGTGTCCAAATTCACtagtaacattttttttttttaagaaaaaaaagtttgtgTTGTGCAATTTCTGAAcacttttttataaatttttgactCCATTTTAGATGAACACGTGACCACAAGCTGGCTCTGCCCCGGCTTGTATACCTTGATCTACTATTATACCTAGAATATGAAATTAGTGATAAAATTACCTATTCCAAcatattaaaatacattaatagtaatgaaaatttatttatgatgtgaaacatatatataagataaaacAGTAAGAGAAATTAGTGGTAAAAGAATAATAGATTACCTATTCCAAcatattaaaatacattaatagtaatgaaaatttatttatgatgtgagacatatatataagataaaacACTAAGAGATATATGCATGCGTCTAACACTTTTCATGGTTGTCATGATTTGTTTTAAGACGCaaattcttttttgtttgtaagccaaaataagaaaacatcTAATGTCACTAAGACgcaaattcttttttatttgtaagCCAAAATAGAATACATCTAATGTCACTAAGAGTATTAAAATTATGAGATGATGAATCAAATCCTcgtaactaataaaataaaaatttaaataatcagAAAATTCCATATATAAATCAATCGTAGGACATCGGTCaactaattaaaagaaattacatATGGTGAATGTCTTGAAGTGactaaatttctaaaaatatattaaatatttggaTGACTCTCGAAATTCCGTATGCTCACACTAAAAGGAGAGATAATAACATATGTTATTTGAAcctattattcaaaatatttaaatcgagatgaattaattaacatatattaaGCCCGTGGTTAAACAGGCTATTAGAACTTGTTTTTACCAAATCCATTTTTCTCAAAGCTCCTTTTGTCTATGCTCAATTATGTTCCACACTTAAATTCCTGCATTTATAACAATCGCGGATTGTCCGGTACAAAGATTAGTAACGTAGGATCAAGTGTTTGGTTTATTATTTTTCACCCAATTTTgtgttaaatttaaaattctacaAAAAGCTTCTTTCAAATTATACCTtgaattattatgatatttttattttatataattgagtCAAGTTAGATAACTTTCgtacaatattatttttgtatggcCTTCTAACTAGCTAGGAAAAGAACAAGTTTGTTATTTTCTCATTTGAATTATTTGTGGTACATAATtcattataataaattgatcactcacaaaagtcaatttaatttcaatttaaaacaaatataccatctacttttaaaataaaaaaagacaatCAATAGTAGTGAAATTGAATGAACCATATGTGTTTACACATAATGTAATTTTGACATGTATACAACTTTATATAATCAGAAAATCACATATATGTTAACGAATAATACATTCAATTAAGATCACAAACATCATACGATCATATATTTTACCTTTTCAATTGATAAATGTTAAACtaactctctctttttttttttgtttagggAAGCAAATGAGGAATATGCAAAGTGTCTGAGAAAAGTTGCTAATAGTATCTTTAGGAGCTTATCACTTGGGCTTGGTTTGGAAGGCCATGAAATGATGGAGGCAGCTGGTGGTGAAGACATAGTTTACATGTTAAAGATCAATTATTATCCACCATGCCCAAGGCCTGATTTGGCTCTTGGAGTTGTGGCTCATACTGATATGTCCCATATCACCCTTCTTGTCCCAAATGAAGTCCAAGGACTCCAAGTGTTTAAAGATGGTCATTGGTATGATGTCAACTACATACCAAATGCTATAATTGTCCACATTGGTGACCAAGTTGAGGTATATCTCATATTCCCTTCTTGttgatcattttatcattttgGATGCATTGAACTTACTTAGGTTTCCCATACCCCAAACTTAATTGGACCATCCCCCAGGATTTATATAGTCGACTTCAACTTTTCATGGGAATCAACCCATAGTAAGATTGTTGATAGTAAAATTTAGTGAGAACTCtgttgaaatatatatatatgcactcTGCTAGTATCAAGAATGTAGAAGCAGTGGTTCAGTGAATTGAATAAGGAGACAGTCACATAAAATATCTGAATCGTTGGTTCAATAAGGGTAAATATATATTGGATATGGTTCGATTTGGGAAATTATACCTAGTTAGTTCAATTTGTgtatttttcactaaaattGAAATACCCTAGTTATTATTATAGGTACTTGGCAAAATTCTGTATTATACAGGCGGAATTAAGATTTCAATTTTATGAATTCTTTAGAAAATAGTTAGGTTTGTCCAAACAGATGTACGCGCTTCTAGCTCCGCCCTTGCCTTATATCATTTTCTCTCATTCTCTCTTTATGTTTGTATTTCTAAAAATGATTGTTTAATGGTTGAACAGATTCTTAGCAATGGAAAATATAAGAGTGTATACCATAGGACAACAGTGAACAAGCACAAGACAAGAATGTCATGGCCTGTTTTCTTGGAGCCCTCATCAGAGCATGAAGTTGGGCCAATCCCTAAGTTGATTAATGAGGCCAATCCACCCAAATTCAAGACCAAGAAGTACAAGGATTATGTCTATTGTAAGCTTAACAAACTTCCTCAATGAAGAATTATGTATCCCCACCAATAATTGGCTTGTCATTTCATCAGTACTATGGTTTGTTCTATTATTATCAAAACATATATTACTATACACTTTAAGACTTTTTGCTTAATTTTAAGATGTTCGATACAAGCTAATGAGGATGATATAAATGAGTGAGGACTTTTCTATTGATTGattatatgaataaaatttaaatcatcTCAATATTAGATTTTCATATGTGTCATCAATTGACATTTGATGTCAATCTAGGTGGCTTGTactaaattatttctttatttgatgGGAATATGAGATTATCAAAGACTTAAACTGAattatttctttagtttgaaTGGTAGTGTGTTGGATGAAAAGAAGTTTAGAACTCAAATAACTCCAGGAATCTTTTAGGCGTGTAATTGaactcaattatattatttttggaaaagaGACATATTTGCcctaatttttttagaaaagatgCTAAAAGGACTTGTAATTGAactcaataatattattttcgaAAAAAACAAATCATGTTTGCCCGTATTCCTTTAGAAAAACGCTAAAAAAATGTGTAATTGaactcaattatattattttcggAAAAAAGACATGTTTGCCCTTATACTTTTAGAAAAgagtattattcatttatttgtcTTTCGTCATactcttttgatatatttaccTCTACCAACAACATACTAGGACAGATTATAGAAACGCAGAAAAGAGTCATGTTTGTCCTTATACATTTAGAAAAgagtattattcatttatttatctttCGCCATACTCTTTTGATATACCTCTGCCAGAATAAACAAGATACTAGGATAGAttataaaaacaataacaaacaatgataaaaaaaataaaaaaacatgaagTACATTTGGTATAACTAGTACCATTGAAAACATTAGTAACTTTAAGCAAGACAATACTACAACTACCTACTAAAATTATACCCTAATATGTGTCCGTCGCACCTTCCTATCTAAGGTCATGTCCTCGGTAAACTGAAGTTTCAATATAGATCATGTCTTATCACCTTTCCCTGATGCTTCTTCTGTCTACCTATGCTTCTCCTCGTACCCTTTAATTTATAACCAGCCCTTTGCACATCCTTACTAGTGCATCTACACATCATTTCTTTACATGTCGAAATCATTTGACTCTTTCTTCCCTTATATCTTATCCATCACATAGGTCACTTCTATCTTATTTGAGATATCTTTATTTTTGATCTTATAGCTCCTAGTATAACCACACATCCACATGAGCATCCTTATCTCCTACACATGCATCTTCTTGACATTAGAGTTTTTGCCTGGTTAACAATCCACTTCATACAATAATGTTGGTCAAACCACCACTTAGCACTTACCTTTGAGTTTAGGGGGTACCTTCTTATCACACAAGACTCTATAGGCAAATCTTGACTTCATCCATGACGCACCAATACGATTTGTGATATCATTCGTCGATGCCCTACTCCCCTATAGACTATAGTTCCAAAATACTTGAATTTGTCTCTCAtatggatatttttttttacgtcAAGCCACACTTTCATTCCTACTTCAAGCATTACATCATTGAATTTGCACTTCATATACTCTGTCTGAGTCCTTCTTATATTAACCTAAACCTTTTAATCTCTACACTCTAACTTATCACTAAATCTATTGGACGTATCATCAATCAATATTATATCAACCACAAATAACATATACCATGACATCTTTACTTGAATGTCGCGTGTTAATTCATGTATCACCAAAACATATCGAAGCAGACTAAGAGTTAATCCCTAGTGTAATCCCATTTCTATAGAAAAGTCTCTTATTACTGTTTCAACATGTATTTTAAATCATTGGTTAATGTATTTTATCATCCGAATGTAGGCAACTGATACACCTCTTATCTCTAGGCATCGTTGCAAGCCTTTCCTTAGGACTTTGTCATGGGCCTTCTCAAATTCAATGAACATCATTTGTAAGCACATCTCCCTTTCTTCTTATTTCTCCATCAGTCTCCTCACAAGATAGATGACTTTTATGGCCAATCACCCTGATATGACTctaaattgatttttcaaaataaatacatcCTTCCTCACACTCATCTCCACCGCTCTATCCCAAACTTTCATAGTATATCTTAAcaacttaataaatatgtagTTATGATCACCTTCGCGAGCATGTAACATTTTCTCATATCTGTTATTGTCTTTCAAAAGTTATTGTCTTAGCTATTGTAACTTCTAAGTTAGACTCCATCCTTATCGCATTATTATTTCGTATTCTCTTGATGCTAAGTGAAATCCCAACTGAATAATCATAAACATAAGCTTATTAGCATCTATGTGAAAGAATAATTAAGTTACTAATCCAAATAAAAACATCATCGGGTAGCTCCTTAAATTAtgtgtgagaaaatctttcactATTCATGATTTTTTATGTGAGTAAGCTTTTCACAATTCATGCATATGCGAGAAAATATTTCACAATTACATTGATGCTAATCTTAAAGCAACCTAGAtcataattcattcatttttcataaatcatgtatACGAAAACATCTCTCAAAGGTTTCGACTTTCTCCATAACTTTGTACGGTCTAGTCTAAAATCCTAGGGTTCGTAGACCCCAACCGTAGAACACATGTTCAAGTCTAAAATTTTACTAAGTCTGAACCTTTTTTTACGAGACCATCCTACGACTCATAAAAGTAACTTCGATCCGTCAAAATCCTCCATAGACTTGAGGTCTTAAATCGAATCTCTGGATCAACCCTACGGATCAGTCCTACGATTCATCAAACTTTCTATTCGTCCTATAAAGTCAAGTTTTCCAAAACTCACTCTGGTTCCTACAGTTTCATTCCTATGGTCCGTAGGACTACCTATGGCCCATAGAACTTCCTATGGTCCGTACGTCTGTCTCGTAGACCACTATTTCAGAGAGTTTTCTGCATTTTTCTTTTGTCTCAACTTTCCAACTCCGGTGTGTTACAATtacaaaaaacataaacaaaaataatgattttaattgatTCCAAAATTTGTGGGTGTTTGAAATACTTCTTACCATATTAAGCGAGGCCTTTTCTAGTAGTTATCAATTTAGACTTTAAATTTGAACAAGACAAGTATTCACCAATTCAAATATGCACCTGAAaaaatagggataatgcacaaatacccctcaatctatgtccgaaatttcagagacacacttatactatactaagctCCTATTATCACTGAACTTATTTCactaataattttctaccccttttcggcctacgtggcaatatcttgtgggcccaatgctagttgactttttttttcaagatagtgtcacgtaggccgaaaaggggtagaaaattacttatataataaGTTCATGGGGTAATAAGGCCTTAccatagtataagtgtgtctctggatttcagacataggttgaggggtacttgtgcttTTTTccgaaaaaatataaaaagaagtgtaaaattttcatgaaacggaaaaaaattctcattgtttgatattttttatttaagaaattttcaaTACGATTATTTTGTGtaatattctaaaattttaagttatgctactcaaatatacatattaaccaaaaaaaaattgataacaaGAATCTACGTCGTACATTGACATAAGTGATTAATGTTTTGTTAAAACTTAGAATAGCtcattcatataaataaatcactACTAATTAGTTACATTATATTCTATGCAAAAGATAACGAGAACTATATTTTCCCTAACATTCAGCCTATCGAAAAAATTACACATGCTGACCTAACAAGATGGTATTGaattttttgtcattattttttattatattaaatgaataaCTTCCACAAAATGTTACTTATTATAATAGGTAaagtttcaattaaaaaaaagaaaattgaatgaCAACCGAAGAAGTGAACTGAATTAGTACTTAGAATTTTCATATAGTtactatatattaattaagttgaGAATCAATATATGCATATTGGAATAATTGAGATGGAGAACGAGATAAAGGATGATAATTTAGTTGAGAGAGGGAGATGACATAGAGGAAATTTTTTCATCTCAATATAATGTCCATTGATGATTCTTAGAATTTCTTATATTTGATTTTGGATAGTCACGCTATCAGATTCTTATGCCAATAACACCTCAAATTTATCGGGTGATTAATATTGCTAgtgtttcatttttaataatttattttctaattctgaatagtaacaaaaattactatttcattaaattttccAGTTCCACTAATTTGAGAGATCAAAATTATAAGTTGATGAAAACTTATATATACCTAATCATATTATATCAATGATCAAATCACAAACTACTAAggggaactttcacatatagccacttaaaaatagcCTAATGACTCTCCATAgttataatttgataattacaattcgtagctacatgttatatggaggagagaggcgagaaagaggggaaaaaaagtgagagaaaggtgaattgtataggtatattgattagataattgtatattatacatatgtatttgcatATATGCCAAGAGATATTGGGAGAGAGAGTAGAGAggtgagagagggaggagagaggagatagagagggcagagagtgggaaaGAGGtaaattctatatatatataattgtaattATACATATggatttgtatatatggcaagcgagattgagagatgGAGGAAAGAGGCGACCGAGATTGAGTGAGGGAgaagagaggcgagtgagagagggtagagaggtgaattgtatatatatataggttaaacaattgtatattatacatatgtatttgtatatcctggCTGATCATACATATACAAGGACTAATTATAAAAACTCGAAatcagcccacgtaattaatgtataatgttagtcgcgagtgatAATTTTAGCAAACTACAACTATGATGAGTAATCAAATAGTATAAAGTTTGCTTAGCCACATAATTTTCCCAACTA is a genomic window containing:
- the LOC107004995 gene encoding flavonol synthase/flavanone 3-hydroxylase produces the protein MKTIQGQTSPTSLTMEVARVQAISSITKCMDTIPSEYIRSENEQPAATTLQGVVLEVPVIDISNVDDDGEEKLVKEMVDASKEWGIFQVINHGIPDEVIENLQKVGKEFFEEVPQEEKELIAKKVGAKSLEGYGTSLQKEIEGKKGWVDHLFHKIWPPSAINYHYWPKNPPSYREANEEYAKCLRKVANSIFRSLSLGLGLEGHEMMEAAGGEDIVYMLKINYYPPCPRPDLALGVVAHTDMSHITLLVPNEVQGLQVFKDGHWYDVNYIPNAIIVHIGDQVEILSNGKYKSVYHRTTVNKHKTRMSWPVFLEPSSEHEVGPIPKLINEANPPKFKTKKYKDYVYCKLNKLPQ